Within the Pseudomonas chlororaphis subsp. aurantiaca genome, the region CACTGGAAAGACTCTGGCTCACCGAAGCCGTACGCCTGCGTGAAGAACACGCCGGCGCCCTGGAGGACCAGGAAGCCAATCGCCTGGCGCGCACCGCTGGCGGCGACCTGGCGAGCCGCCTCCAATACCGCGCGCTATGGCTGGCCGAACGCGACGGCCTGGCCGCCGCCCTGCGCCACTGGGTCCAGGGCGCGCGCCTGGCACTGATGCTGCTGGCGCTGCTGGCCATCGTCAGCGGCGCCGGCCTGGCCTTCGCCGCCCTGGGCAACGGGCAGGCGCCGGTCAATGTGTTCTGGGCCCTGGGTAGCCTGCTCGGCCTCAACCTGCTCCTGCTGCTGAGCTGGGCCCTGGGCCTGCTGTTCGCCGGCGAACACGGTGCCAGTCTCGGCCGCCTGTGGCTGTGGCTCAGCGCCAAGCTCGCCCGCGACGCCAAGGCCGCGCAGTTGGCGCCCGCCCTGCTGCTGTTGCTGCAACGGCGCAAACTCAATCGCTGGGCCATCGGCACCCTGGTCAACGGCCTGTGGCTGCTGGCCCTGCTCAGCGCCATGGCAATCCTGCTGATGCTGCTGATCACCAAGCGCTACGGGTTCTACTGGGAAAGCACCCTGCTCGGCGCGGATGCCTTCGTGGCGATGACCAACGCCCTCGCGGCCATACCCCGTGCCATAGGTTTCGGGGTACCGACCGTAGAGATGATTCACGCCAGCACCCGGGATGTTTACAACACCGAGCTGGTGCGCCAGATGTGGGCCGTCTGGCTGGTGGCCTCGCTGATCATTTACGGCGTGCTGCCGCGCCTGCTGTTGATGCTGTTCTGTCGCTGGCGCTGGAAGCGCGGGCAGGCGCGCCTGCAACTGGACCTCAATCTCCCCGGCTACAGCCAGCTGCGCGAAGCGCTGATGCCCAGCAGCGAACGCCTGGGGATCAACGATGCCGCCCCCGACTTGCTGCACCGTATCGAAGGCGGCGTCAGCGCGCAGGACAGCGATGGTGCCCTGCTGGTGGCCATCGAACTGGACGACCAGCGCCCCTGGCCACCGCAATTGCCGGCCACGGTGAAAGACGCCGGCATCCTCGACAGCCGCGAATCCCGGCACAAGCTGCTGGAACAGATGAGCCGCTTTCCGCCGGCGCGCCTGGCCATCGCCTGCGATCCACGACGCTCGCCGGACCGTGGCAGCCTGGCGCTGATCGCCGAGCTGGCCCGCAGCGCCACTGCCACCCGGGTCTGGCTGTTGCAGGCGCCGCCGGGCCAGGCGCTGGATGCCGAACGCCTGGGTGACTGGCACGTGGCCCTGCAACAACTGGAGTTGCCGTTCGCCGATTGCGTGCCGCTGAACTGGCTGGAGACCGGGCATGACTGATCCTCGCAAACCGCCGTTGAAGCTGGCGGTGGTCGGCCACACCAACGTCGGCAAGACCTCCCTGCTGCGCACCCTGACCCGGGACGTCGGCTTCGGCGAGGTCTCCCATCGCCCCAGCACCACTCGCCATGTCGAGGGCGCGCGGCTGTCGGTGGACGGCGAACCGCTGCTCGACCTGTACGACACCCCCGGCCTGGAAGACGCCATCGCCCTGCTCGACTACCTGGAACGCCTGGAGCACCCCGGCGAGCGCCTGGACGGCCCGGCCCGCCTGATGCGGTTTCTCGAAGGCAGCGAAGCGCGCCAGCGTTTCGAACAGGAAGCCAAGGTGCTGCGCCAGCTGCTGGACTCCGACGCCGGGCTGTATGTGATCGACGCCCGCGAGCCGGTACTGGCCAAGTACCGCGACGAACTGGAAGTCCTCGCCAGTTGCGGCAAGCCGCTGCTGCCGGTGCTGAATTTCGTCAGCAGCGCCGACCATCGCGAGCCGGACTGGCGCGAAGCCCTGGCCCGCCTGGGCCTGCACGCACTGGTGCGGTTCGACAGCGTGGCGCCGCCGGAGGACGGCGAGCGGCGGCTGTATGAAAGCCTGGCGTTGCTGCTGGAAAGCTCGCGGCCGCAGCTGGAACGCCTGATCGCCGACCAGCAGGCGCAACGCGCGGCTCGCCAGCAAAGCGCCGCGCGGCTGATCGCCGAACTGCTGATCGATTGCGCCGCCTGCCGGCGCAGTGTGATCAGCGAGGTCGAGCAGGAACAGCAGGCCATCGGCGAGCTGCGCAAGGCCGTGCGCCAGCGCGAACAACGCTGTGTCGAGGCGTTGCTCAAGCTCTACGCCTTCCGCCCGCAGGATGCCGCCGCCAGCGATGTGCCGCTGCTCGACGGGCGTTGGGGCGATGACCTGTTCAACCCGGAAACTCTCAAGCAGCTGGGCGTGCGGGTCGGTGGTGGGATCGCCGCCGGCGCGGCGGCCGGGGCCGGCGTCGATCTGCTGGTGGGCGGCCTGACCCTGGGCGCGGCGGCCCTGGCCGGAGCGATCGCCGGTGGCGCGCTGCAAACCGCCCGCAGCTACGGCGGCCGCCTGCTGGGCAAGCTCAAGGGCCAGCGCGAGCTGACCGTGGACGACAGCGTGCTGCGCCTGTTGGCCCTGCGCCAACGGCAACTGGTGCAGGCGCTGAATGTGCGCGGCCATGCGGCGCTGGGCAGCATCCAGCTGGCCACGCCCCAGGACCAGAGCTGGCGCGAGGGCAAGCTGCCGGAGGCGCTGAACAAGGCCCGCGCCCATCCGCAGTGGTCGTCCCTCAACCCGGCGCCGCGGCTGAGCCAGGCGGAGCGTCAGGAGCAGATCGAGGTGTTGGCGCAGAAGCTGGTGGTCGAGGATTAGGTCATCCATCTGTAGCCGCTGCCGCAGGCTGCGATAAGGCCGTCAGGCCTTCCTGCGTCAGTGAGAAACCTGCGACCGTTCCGGTCGATCGCAGCCTGCGGCAGCGGCTACAGATTATGCGTTCAGCAGACGCCCCGCCTTATCCTTGAGCACCTGCAAATCCATCACCGGCACCCACAGTTCCTTGGCCTGCTCATCCCAATGGCGCAGGCGCAGGCTGACCGCGCACAGCGGGTCCTGTTCGAAGGCCCGGGCTTCCTCGGCGCTCATCACTCCGCCCTGGTATTGCAGGGTGCGCCGGCTGGCTTGGCTGAGCCGCTCGTAATAGCCCGGCTCATTGAAGGTCAGGTAACGCTTGGCCTGCACGTGGTACTCCACCAGCCGCGCCAGGCGCTCGCTGAAACCGGCGCGGCGCAGGTAGTCGGCGCCCAGCCGCTCATGGCTGACCACGCCGAAACCGCCCATGTTCTCGGCACCCTGCACGCAGATATGCCCGATATCGTGGAAGAACGCCGCCAGCACCACTTCGTCGTCGAAGCCCTCGGCCATGGCCCGTTGCGCGGCCTGGGACATGTGTTCGATCTGCGACACCGGCTCGCCGATGTAGTCGCTGTCGCCAAAACGCTCGTACAGGCCGAACACCTCGGCGATCCGCTGCTCAGGCCCCATCAGGCTTCCTCCAGCAAACGGGCGATATTGCCCTCGGCCATGGCCGGGCCGACGCTCATGCCCACACCGCTGTGCATCAGCGCCGCGCTGACCCCGGCGGCCGGGCGCAGGAAGGAGAACGGCCCCGGGCCACGGGCGCCATAGACACCCTGCCAGCGCTCGATCACCTGCACCTTGCAGCCCAGGGTGTGCTCGGCCAGTTCGAGCATCCAGTTGTCCACCTGTTCGGCATTGAACGGCGACGGGTCGCTGCCGTAATGGTGGGAGTCGCCGATGATCAACTCGCCATAGGGCGTCGGGCTGATCAGCAGGTGGATGCCGTTTTCGTGCAGGTGCGGCGCGTCCCGCAGGATCTGCGCCTGCACCGCCGCCGCTTCGGGCAGGTCGGCAAAGGCGCCGTAATGCACGCAGCTCAGGCCGGTGAGCAGCGCGTGCTGCAGGTCCAGCTGCACCTCGGGCCGGGCGCGGAGCATTTGCAGGCGACAGACCTGCGGCGCCAGCGCGGCAATCGGCTCGGCCAGCAGGGTCTGATAGTCATGCCCGGAACAGACCAGGATCTGCGCCGCGCGAAAGCTGCCGGCGGTGCTGTGCAACTGGCCGGGCTCGATGTCGCGCACCAGGGTGGAGAAATGAAACGCCACCCCCAGGTCGCGGCGCAGGTAGTCGATCAGCATCGGCAGGGCTTCGCGGGAATACAGCTGCTGGTCGTCCAGGCCGTGCAGCACCGCGCGATGATGGTGGAAGCGGCCGCCGTACAAATCGTTCAAGGCTGCGCCGCGCAGCAGTTCGACGCGGTAGCCGTGTTCCCGCGCGCGCCCGGCGCAGAAGGCCTGCAGCAATTGCTCTTCGGCCTCGGTGCGGGCGAACAGGTAAGAGCCGTTGCGCTTGAGCGGCAAGCCGGCCAGTTCGGCCCAGTCACCCCAGATGCCGCGGCTGGCCCTGGCCAGGTCGAGCATCACCCCAGGCGGCTGGCCGGTCACCAGGGCCTGGCCGAAATTGCGCACCGACGCGCCCAGGGGCGTGGCGCTGCGCTCGAAAACCTTGACCCGCAAACCGCGCTTGGCCGCGGCATAGGCATGGGACAGCCCGAGGATGCCGGCGCCGACGATCAGCAGGTCGTTGTGGTTGCTCATGTGTGTGGTCCTTGGGCGATGACCTTGGCGGGGTCGAATCGCGGGCAAGTCGGATCGCCGCCCGCTCGCTCCTACAGAAGCGTCCATAGAAGCGAGGCGGCCCGCGACAGGGGCTGTCGATTACTTGGCGGCGACCTTCTCGGACTTACCGTCATACCGCTTGCGCCACTCGGCGAGGATCTGGTCACGGTTCTTCGAGGCCCAGGCGAAGTCGTTCTTGATCAGGCGCTGCTCGTAGTCGGCCGGCAGTTCGGTCTGCGGCTTGGCGATCCCCGGCTGGGCCAGGACGGCGAAGTTTTCCTTGTACAGCTCCATGGCCGCGGGGCTGGCGGAGAAGTCGGCGAGTTTCTTCGCGGCTTCTTCATGAGGGGTGCCCTTGATCACCGCGGTGGCTTCGATTTCCCAGCCCAGGCCTTCCTTCGGCAGCACGATGTCCAGCGGCGCGCCCTGGCGCTTGAGCTGCACGGCCGGGTATTCGAAGGAGATGCCGATCGGGAATTCGCCGGCCGCCGCCAGCTTGCACGGCTTGGAGCCGGAGTGAACGTACTGGCCGATGTTCTGGTGCAGCTCGTCCATGTACTGCCAGCCCTGCTTCTCGCCGAAGGTCTGCAACCAGGCGCTGACGTCGAGGAAACCGGTGCCGGACGAAGCCGGGTTGGGCATGACGATCTTGCCCTTGTACTCAGGCTTGGTCAGGTCCTGCCAGCTCACCGGCTTGGTCAGGCCCTGCTTTTCGGCTTCGACGGTGTTGAAGCAGATGGTCGCGGCCCAGATGTCCATGCCGACCCAGGCCGGCGGGTTGGCGGCGTCGCGGTAGTTGCCGCCGATCTTGCCCAAATCCTTCGGCGCATAGCTTTGCAGCATGCCCTGCTGATCGAGGATCGCCAGGCTGGAGGCCGCCAGGCCCCACACCGCGTCCGCCTGCGGCCGGGCTTTTTCCGCCAGCAGCTTGGCGGTGATGATCCCGGTGGAGTCGCGCACCCATTTGATTTCCACGTCCGGGTTGGCGGCTTCGAAGGCCTGCTTGTAGCTCTTGAGCTGTTCGGCCTCGAGGGCGGTATAGACGGTCAGTTCGGTCTTCGCGGCAAAGGCGTTCATGCTGAAAGCAGTGAGGACAGCAGCGGCAACAGCCAGGGGCTTGAACATGGTGCGGTTCCTTTCTGTAGTGGGGCTGGGGTGAGGGTTGGACAGATTCAGTGGCCGGGCGCGGTCTGCCGCCAGGCCTGGGAGCGGCGCAGCAAGCCGCGCGAAGCCCAGGCCAGGAGCAGCGACACGCCCGCCGAGGTAAAGAGGATCAGGGTCGACATGGCGGCCGCGCCGCCGACGTTGCCGGCGTCGTCCATGTTCAGCACCGCCACCGCCGCAAGGATGGTGTCGGGGCTGTAGAGGAAGATCGCCGCCGAGACGGTGGTCATGGCCGAGACGAACAGGTAGCGCAGGATGTCCAGCAGCGCCGGCAGGCAGATCGGCACGGTGACCCGCAGGTAATGGCGGTACAGCGGCGCCTTGAGCGACAGCGCGGCGGCCTCGAACTCGGCGTCGAGCTGGCGCAGCGCGGTGGTGGCGGTCATCTGTGCGGTGGTCAGGTAGTGGGCGATGGTGCACACCACCAGCAGGGTCATGCTGCCGTAGAACACATGCAGAGGGTTGCCGCTGAGGTTGAAGAAGAAGACATAACCCAGGCCCAGCACCAGCCCCGGTACCGCCATCGGCACGAAGCTGAGCATGCGCAGCGCCAGATTGAGGCCGCGCTGGGCGTGGGTCTTCTCCATCAGGTAGGCGCCGGTGAAGATCAGCACTCCGCCGATCAGCGCCGTGCACAGGGCCATGGTCAGGCTGTTGCGGTAGGCCAGCCAGCCGCCGCCGGCGGTGTCGTTGAACTGGTAATGATTGAGCGACAGCGACAGGTTATAGGGCCAGAACTTCACCAGCGACGAGAACACCGCCATGCCGAACACCAGCAGCAGCGCCGCACAGATCAGCAGGACGATCGCCAGGTAGCAGCCGTCTCTCAGGCGAGAAGGCGCCGGGTTGAAAACTTGGGCGCGGCCGCTCATGGCGTCGCCATGACGACGACGCAGCCAGGCATCGACGCCGAAGCTGAACAGCGCCGGCAGCAACAGCACCATGCCGATCAAGGCGCCACGACCGAACTGCTGCTGGCCGACCACGGCCTTGTAGGCCTCCAGCGCCAGCACCTGATAGTCGCCACCGACCACCACCGGCACGCCGAAATCGGTGATGGTCAGGGTGAACACCAGGCAGAACGCGGCGAACACCGCCTGCCGGGTGGCTGGCCAGGTGATGCTGCGAAAGGCCTTGGCCGGGCTGGCGCCCATGCTCGACGCGGCATCGAACAACCGCGCATCGGCCAGGGACAGGGCCGACAGCAGGATCATCAGGGCGTGGGGAAAGGTGTAGATCACTTCGCCGAGGACAATGCCCCAGAAGCCGTAGATATTGTCCGAGAGCAGCCCGCGCAGCAGGCCCTGGTTGCCGAACAGATAGACCAGGGCGATCCCCGGCAGCATCGACGGCGCCATCAGCGGCAGCAGCGACAGGCCGCGCCAGATCGCCTTGCCGGGAATCAGTGTGCGTTGCAGGGCGTAGGCGAACAGGTAGGCCAGCGGTACCACTATGGCGGCGACGCTGAGGGAGACTTTCAGGCTGTTGCCCAACAGCCAGTGGAAGTTGGCGCTGGTCACCAGCTCACGAGCGGCGACCAGGCCACCGCCCTGCCCGGCTTCGCCGCTGAAGCCGCGCCAGAAGATCGCCAGCAACGGCAGCAGCACCGCCAGGCCCAGTAGCAAGAGCAGCACCAGCTTGCCGCCAAGCACGAAGACACGGTCGCCGACTTCCGCACGGGCCGCCTGGCGCGCTCGTTTCGCGGGC harbors:
- a CDS encoding DUF2868 domain-containing protein is translated as MTALTPLERLWLTEAVRLREEHAGALEDQEANRLARTAGGDLASRLQYRALWLAERDGLAAALRHWVQGARLALMLLALLAIVSGAGLAFAALGNGQAPVNVFWALGSLLGLNLLLLLSWALGLLFAGEHGASLGRLWLWLSAKLARDAKAAQLAPALLLLLQRRKLNRWAIGTLVNGLWLLALLSAMAILLMLLITKRYGFYWESTLLGADAFVAMTNALAAIPRAIGFGVPTVEMIHASTRDVYNTELVRQMWAVWLVASLIIYGVLPRLLLMLFCRWRWKRGQARLQLDLNLPGYSQLREALMPSSERLGINDAAPDLLHRIEGGVSAQDSDGALLVAIELDDQRPWPPQLPATVKDAGILDSRESRHKLLEQMSRFPPARLAIACDPRRSPDRGSLALIAELARSATATRVWLLQAPPGQALDAERLGDWHVALQQLELPFADCVPLNWLETGHD
- a CDS encoding GTPase/DUF3482 domain-containing protein, which encodes MTDPRKPPLKLAVVGHTNVGKTSLLRTLTRDVGFGEVSHRPSTTRHVEGARLSVDGEPLLDLYDTPGLEDAIALLDYLERLEHPGERLDGPARLMRFLEGSEARQRFEQEAKVLRQLLDSDAGLYVIDAREPVLAKYRDELEVLASCGKPLLPVLNFVSSADHREPDWREALARLGLHALVRFDSVAPPEDGERRLYESLALLLESSRPQLERLIADQQAQRAARQQSAARLIAELLIDCAACRRSVISEVEQEQQAIGELRKAVRQREQRCVEALLKLYAFRPQDAAASDVPLLDGRWGDDLFNPETLKQLGVRVGGGIAAGAAAGAGVDLLVGGLTLGAAALAGAIAGGALQTARSYGGRLLGKLKGQRELTVDDSVLRLLALRQRQLVQALNVRGHAALGSIQLATPQDQSWREGKLPEALNKARAHPQWSSLNPAPRLSQAERQEQIEVLAQKLVVED
- a CDS encoding phosphonate degradation HD-domain oxygenase; amino-acid sequence: MGPEQRIAEVFGLYERFGDSDYIGEPVSQIEHMSQAAQRAMAEGFDDEVVLAAFFHDIGHICVQGAENMGGFGVVSHERLGADYLRRAGFSERLARLVEYHVQAKRYLTFNEPGYYERLSQASRRTLQYQGGVMSAEEARAFEQDPLCAVSLRLRHWDEQAKELWVPVMDLQVLKDKAGRLLNA
- a CDS encoding TIGR03364 family FAD-dependent oxidoreductase, whose protein sequence is MSNHNDLLIVGAGILGLSHAYAAAKRGLRVKVFERSATPLGASVRNFGQALVTGQPPGVMLDLARASRGIWGDWAELAGLPLKRNGSYLFARTEAEEQLLQAFCAGRAREHGYRVELLRGAALNDLYGGRFHHHRAVLHGLDDQQLYSREALPMLIDYLRRDLGVAFHFSTLVRDIEPGQLHSTAGSFRAAQILVCSGHDYQTLLAEPIAALAPQVCRLQMLRARPEVQLDLQHALLTGLSCVHYGAFADLPEAAAVQAQILRDAPHLHENGIHLLISPTPYGELIIGDSHHYGSDPSPFNAEQVDNWMLELAEHTLGCKVQVIERWQGVYGARGPGPFSFLRPAAGVSAALMHSGVGMSVGPAMAEGNIARLLEEA
- a CDS encoding putative 2-aminoethylphosphonate ABC transporter substrate-binding protein, translating into MFKPLAVAAAVLTAFSMNAFAAKTELTVYTALEAEQLKSYKQAFEAANPDVEIKWVRDSTGIITAKLLAEKARPQADAVWGLAASSLAILDQQGMLQSYAPKDLGKIGGNYRDAANPPAWVGMDIWAATICFNTVEAEKQGLTKPVSWQDLTKPEYKGKIVMPNPASSGTGFLDVSAWLQTFGEKQGWQYMDELHQNIGQYVHSGSKPCKLAAAGEFPIGISFEYPAVQLKRQGAPLDIVLPKEGLGWEIEATAVIKGTPHEEAAKKLADFSASPAAMELYKENFAVLAQPGIAKPQTELPADYEQRLIKNDFAWASKNRDQILAEWRKRYDGKSEKVAAK
- a CDS encoding putative 2-aminoethylphosphonate ABC transporter permease subunit encodes the protein MAVDLTLPLPAKRARQAARAEVGDRVFVLGGKLVLLLLLGLAVLLPLLAIFWRGFSGEAGQGGGLVAARELVTSANFHWLLGNSLKVSLSVAAIVVPLAYLFAYALQRTLIPGKAIWRGLSLLPLMAPSMLPGIALVYLFGNQGLLRGLLSDNIYGFWGIVLGEVIYTFPHALMILLSALSLADARLFDAASSMGASPAKAFRSITWPATRQAVFAAFCLVFTLTITDFGVPVVVGGDYQVLALEAYKAVVGQQQFGRGALIGMVLLLPALFSFGVDAWLRRRHGDAMSGRAQVFNPAPSRLRDGCYLAIVLLICAALLLVFGMAVFSSLVKFWPYNLSLSLNHYQFNDTAGGGWLAYRNSLTMALCTALIGGVLIFTGAYLMEKTHAQRGLNLALRMLSFVPMAVPGLVLGLGYVFFFNLSGNPLHVFYGSMTLLVVCTIAHYLTTAQMTATTALRQLDAEFEAAALSLKAPLYRHYLRVTVPICLPALLDILRYLFVSAMTTVSAAIFLYSPDTILAAVAVLNMDDAGNVGGAAAMSTLILFTSAGVSLLLAWASRGLLRRSQAWRQTAPGH